The region CGCGAGCGACACGGGCGAGCTCTACGCTGGCTTCCCGGGCGAGACCTCCGACGGGTTCCTCCCCGACGCGGCGGTCGACGTCGTGCTGCCGCCGACGACCGGCACGCCCGTCGTGCGAGCCGGCATCGCCCTGCCCGTGCACGAGGAGGGCGACGAGCTGCTGCCCGGCACGCAGCACGAGGGCAGCCGCAACCTGCTGCTCACGACGAGCGGCCGGCTCGAGCTCGCGGCGGGCGGCGCGGAGTACACGTGCAGCGGCACCGTCATCAACAGCGCCTCGGGACTCGTCGTGCTCACCGCCGCGCACTGCATCTTCGACGACGACACCCGCGACTGGTACGACCGCATCTCGTTCGCGCCCGCCTACGAGCGCGGCGACGCGCCCTTCGGCACCTGGGTCGCAGAGGACTGGTGGGTGCCGGAGCAGTACCTCGAGGCGAACGACCGCTGGCTGGACGGCGCCGACGACGACGGCTGGATGGGCTTCGACTTCGGCTTCATCCGCTTCGCTCCGCAGGCATCCATGACGCTCGAGGATGCGGTGGGCGGCCAGGGCGTGAGCTTCACGGCCGAGTCGAACGGCGTCGTGATCGCCGGCTACCCCGGCAACGACCCGTTCGACAGCGAGGTGCTGCGGCACTGCGCGGAGGACCGGCTCGACTACGGCGCGGGCGGCGACGCGAACTACGGCGCGGATTGCGCCATGGGGGACGGGGCCTCGGGCTCGGCGTTCGTCTCGAACCTCGACCCGAAGACCGGCGCCGGCCACATCACCGCGGTCTTCTCCAACGGCGGCGCGACCGGCGCCTACGGCCCGCCGCTCGGCGTCACCGCGTGGAACGGGCTGCAGTCGATCGACGACTGACGCGCGTCAGTCGTTCGGGTCGTCCTGCGACTGCCCGAAGGCACCGACCTTCTTCGGCGCGGCCTTCGCCTGCTTGTCGGCCGCGCGCCGCTGCTGCCGGTTGCCGCCCTGCGCCTGCGCCTTGGCCGCGACCGCCGGGTTGCCGCTCTTCGCACGCCCCTTCGCCGTGGCCGTCGCGAGCTCCTTGCCGCGCGCGTCGTGCACCGACGCCTCGCCGTCCTCGTCGGGTGCCGAGTAGGTGAGCTTCGCCGTGTCCTCCTCGACCTCCTCGAGGCCGCCGCCCTCGATCGCGGGCGCCTCGGGGCTCGCGCCCTGGTGCACCTTGACCTCGAGGTTGAACAGGAACTGCACCGACTCCTCGCGGATCGCCGACATCATCTGCTGGTAGAGCGCGAAGCCCTCGTTCTGGTACTCGACGACCGGGTCGCGCTGCGCCATCGTGCGCAGGCCGATGCCCTCGCGCAAGTAGTCCATCTCGTAGAGGTGGTCGCGCCACTTCCGATCGATGACCGAGAGGACGACGCGGCGCTCGAGCAGGCGCATCGCGGGCGAGCCGAGCGACGCCTCGCGGCGCTCGTAGGCGAGCTTCGCGTCGGAGACGAGCTGCTCGTAGAGGAAGTCGGCCGTCAGGCGCGGCTGCGCCTCGGCGACGACCTCGTCGATCGTGATGCTGACGGGGTAGAGCGTCTTCGCCTCGCTCCACAGCGCCTCGAGGTTCCACTCGTCGCTGTCGCCGCCGACCGCGTGCGTGTCGACGAGCTCGCGGATCGTGCCCTCGAGGAAGCCCTGCACACGCCCCTGGAGGTCGTCCCCGTCGAGGATGTGGCGGCGGTCGGAGTAGATCGCCTCGCGCTGGCGGTTCATGACGTCGTCGTACTTCAGGACGTTCTTGCGCATCTCGGCGTTGCGCGCCTCGATCTGCGCCTGCGCGGAGCGGATCGTGCGGGAGAAGATCTTCGACTCGAGCGGGATCTCGTCCTCGTCGGCGTCGACGGCCATGAAGCGCTGCGCGACGGCGCCGCCGAACAGTCGCAGCAGGTCGTCCTGCATCGAGAGGTAGAAGCGGCTCTCGCCCGGGTCGCCCTGGCGGCCGGAGCGGCCGCGGAGCTGGTTGTCGATGCGGCGGGATTCGTGCCGCTCGGTGCCGAGCACGTAGAGGCCGCCGGCCTCGACGACCTGCTTCGCCTCCGCCTCGACGGCGGCCTTCACCTCGGCGAAGACCTCGTCCCAGCGCTCCTCGTACTCCTCCGGCGTCTCGGAGGGGCTCAGGCCCAGCTCCTGCATGCGCGTGACGGCGAGGTGCTCCGCGTTGCCGCCGAGCATGATGTCGGTGCCTCGACCGGCCATGTTCGTCGCGACCGTGACGGCGCCGAGGCGACCCGCCTGGGCGACGATCGATGCTTCGCGCGCGTGGTTCTTCGCGTTGAGCACCTCGTGCGCGACGCCGGCCTTCGCGAGCAGCCCCGAGAGGTACTCGCTCTTCTCGACGCTCGTGGTGCCGACGAGCACGGGCTGGCCCGCCTGGTGGCGCTCGACGATGTCCTCGACGACGTGCTTGAACTTGCCCTCGACGGTCGAGTAGACGAGGTCGGCCTGGTCGATGCGCTGCACCGGCTTGTTCGTCGGGATGGGGACGACACCGAGCTTGTAGGTCGACATGAACTCGGCGGCCTCGGTCTCGGCCGTGCCGGTCATGCCCGAGAGCTTCTGGTAGAGGCGGAAGTAGTTCTGCAGGGTGACCGTCGCGACCGTCTGGTTCTCGGCCTTGATCTGCACCCCTTCCTTCGCCTCGATCGCCTGGTGGATGCCCTCGTTGAAGCGGCGGCCCTGCATGATGCGGCCGGTGTGCTCGTCGACGATGAGCACCTCGCCGTTCATGACGACGTAGTCGGAGTCGCGCTTGAAGAGCGCCTTCGCCTTGAGCGCGGTGTTGAGGAACGAGATGAGCGGGGTGTTCGCCGACTCGTAGAGGCTGTCGATGCCGAGCAGGTCCTCGACCCGCTCGATGCCCGGCTCGAGCACGCCGACCGTCCGCTTCTTCTCGTCGACCTCGTAGTCGACATCGGGGCGCAGGCGCTTGGCGATGCGCGCGAACTCGGCGAACCAGCGGTTCGCCTCGCCCGCGGCGGGGCCCGAGATGATGAGCGGCGTGCGGGCCTCGTCGATGAGGATCGAGTCGACCTCGTCGACGATCGCGAAGCCGTGGCCGCGCTGCACCATGGCCTCCTTCGAGTGGGCCATGTTGTCGCGCAGGTAGTCGAAGCCGAACTCGTTGTTCGTGCCGTAGGTGACGTCGGCCGCGTACTGCTCGCGCCGCACCTCGGGCGACTGGCCCGCGACGATGCAGCCGGTCGTCATGCCGAGCGCGCGGAAGACGCGGCCCATGAGCTCCGACTGATAGCTCGCGAGGTAGTCGTTGACCGTGACGATGTGCACGCCCTCGCCGGTGATGGCGTTGAGGTAGGCGGCGATCGGCGCCACGAGCGTCTTGCCCTCACCGGTCTTCATCTCGGCGATGTTGCCGAGGTGGAGCGCGGCGGCACCCATGACCTGCACGTCGTACGGACGCATCCCGAGCGTGCGCTTCGCGGCTTCGCGCACGGCGGCGAAGGCCTCGGGCAGCATCGTCTCGAGCGCCTCGCCGTCGGCGTGGCGCTGGCGGAACTCAGCGGTCTCCTGCGCCAGCTCCTCGTCGGTGAGCTCCTCGAACGCATCCTCGAGCTTCGCCACGTCGGCGGCGATGCGCTCGAGTCGCCGCAGCAGCCGGCCTTCGCCGGCGCGCAGCATTTTCTCGAAGAAGTTGGCCACGAGGGATGCCTCCCGTGCGTTGGGGGAAAGGGACGGTCCTTGACCGACTGCCCATCGTAGCAACCGGCGCCCGGCGGCGCCCCTGCGATGCTCAGGGGCGCCGCGGGGTCGCGTCAGGAAGCGGCCGCGGGCGCGCTCTCCTCGGTGGTCTCGGGCTCGGCGATCGAGTCGTCGAGCGAGATGACGCCGTAGGACCAGCCCTTGCGGCGGTAGACGACGGCGCACTCGTCGGTGGCCTCGTCGACGAAGAGGTAGAAGGGGTGCCCGACGAGCTCCATCTGGTCGACGGCGTCGCTCACGCTCATCTTCCTGGCCGGGAAGCGCTTCTTGCGGATGACGACCGGCGACCACTCCTGGTCCTGCTCGGGCTGCTGCTCGACGACGGGGTTGGAGCCGGTCGCGACCGCCTCGACGATCTCCGGGTCGGCGGGGGTGATCGCGACCTGCTCGAACCCGGTCACGACGGCCTCGCGCAGCGGGGTGCGGCGGCGGGCGCTGTGGTCGTGCCGCTTGTCGTGCACGCGGCGGGCGCGCTCCATGATGCGGTGGAACGCGGCGTCGAAGGCGATGTACTTGTCGGGCCCGTCGGACTCGGCGCGGATGATCGAGCCCGGCCCGTGCACGGTGATCTCGACGCGGCCGCCGGCGGTCGCATGCGGGTCGGCGTGGCGCGAGAGCCTGACGTCGAGGGCGGTGGCGCGCGGCAGGAGCTGCGTGACCTTGGCGAGCTTCTCCTCCGCGTAGGCCCGGAACCTGTCCGTGATGTTCGCGCCCCTCGCGCCGAATGTGATCTCCATCGTTGCCTCCCATCAGGTACGGCGTCGGCGCCAGCGGCTGCGGGCCGACTTGCGTGGCGATCACCATACCCCGCCCGTCCGGGCGTCGGCCGGGCGCGCCGAGAGGCGTCGCTCGGTGCGCGCGACGGCGACGATCGCGACCGGTCGGCAGCCCGCGGCGCGCAGCGCTCGCACGCCCTCGCGGGCCGTCGCGCCGCTCGTGACGACGTCGTCGACGAGCACCGCGGCGGCTCCGGCCAGCCGGGCGCGATCCCGCCGGCCGAGCTCGAGCGAGCCGCGAGCCGCGAGCGCCCGCTCCTCGGCCGATCGCTCCTTCTGCGCGCCGGGAGGGGCGCGCCCGGCGACGCGCCGGAGCGGCACCGCCGTGAGGCCCGCGCCGCGCAGGACGAGCTCGACGGGGTCGAAGCCGCGCTGTCGAAGCCCGGCCCGGCTCGAGGGCACGCGCACGAGCTCCCCCGCCGGCGCGGACGCGATCGCGAGCGCGAGGCCCGCGCCGAGCGCTCGCGCCGTCGCCCGGTCGCCGCGCTCCTTGCACGCACCGACGAGCGCTCGCACCGCTCCCTCGTAGCGCGCGGCGGCGACGAGCGGCACGCCGTCGAGCAGCTCGTGCTCGGGGCCGGCGAGCAGCAGTCCCGCGCATGCCCGGCAGACGGGGGTGTCGAGCGCACCGCAGCCGGCGCACTCGACCGGCCAGAGCACGCTCGCGGCCTCGCGCAGCGCCGGGACCAGCGCCGACAGCCGCACCGAGCCCATCCGCATGCCCGCACGGTCGCATCCCGGCGCGCGGGCGCGCTCAGGCGATCGGCGCGGCTGTGGAGAGGATCACTGCTGCGTCGCGACGAGACCGATGGCTCCGAGGCCCGGCACGGGGCTCCACACGCTGCCGCGGAGCGCGAGCAGCGAGCCGTCCACGCCGAGCGCGCGGAGCGTCGCCGCGCCCTCGCTCCCGCCGACGACCGCGCGCACGGGCTCCCCCGGTGCGGGCAGCTGCTCGGAGGCGCCGCCGACCTCGAGCAGCACGACCTGCGACTGGTCGCCGGCCGCGGCGAGCACCGCGAGCTGCGTCGGGCTCGTCCACGTCACGTCGCTCGCGGCGCCGTCGATGCGCGGGAGCGCATACGGCTCGCCGAGCGAGACGGGGCGGCCCGCGACATCGCGGATCACGGCCGCGACCCACACCTGGCTCACGCTCCCGTCGACGGTCGTGATCGCGAGCCGCGCGCCATCCCGCGAGAGCTCGATCGCCGCGATGCGATCGGCCCCGGGCGGCAGCTGCAGCTCGGCGCGCTCCCCCGCGCGCCACGCGAGCAGCCGCTGCGGCGCCGCGGCCTCCTGCAGGATCACCCAGCCGCTGTCGTCGGTCGTCGCGGGCAGCGCGGCATCGGCCGAGATCGCGACCGGGCCGGCGCCGGGCTCGAGCCACAGCGCGATCGTGCCGGTGGTCGCGACCCCGCCGGCGGCACCGACAGTGTAGTCGCTCGCGCCGATCGACGCGAGCGTCGGCCCGACGTCGTCGATGGCCGAGGAGCCGCCGCCGATCGGCCGCAGCGTCGAGCCGTCGAGCACGAGCGGCCGCTGGTCGACGTCGCCGTCGTCGAGCGGAGCGGCGTCGGCGCTCGACGCGGTGAGCCCGGCGAGTCCGTCGACCTCGACGCGCACCTCGCGCACGCCGAGCGAGCGCAGCGAGAGCGCGAGCTGCGCCGCGAGCTGCTGCAGGCTCCCGCTGCCGCGCTGCTCCACCTGGGCGAAGTCGAGCGTCACGGTCGCGACGGTGCCCTCGACCACCGGCTCGCCGACCCGCTGCGCCTCCGGGGCGCCGGCCGTCGTGACGGCGGGCGAGAGCCAGGTCGAGGGGCCGTCGAGCAGCGCGTCGACCATGCGGCCCGCGAGCGTCGAGGCGGTGCGCTCGAACCAGCGCACCTCCGGCACCGCGCGCGTGCCGTCGGGCGTGAGCCACGCGAGCGCGTGCGAGCGGAAGAGCTGGGCGAAGTGGAAGGCGGAGAGCACGATGCCGTCCGGCGCCTGCGCGATCCTCCACTCCCCCGCGACCCGCAGCATCCGGAACTCGAGCATCCGCTCGCTGCCGACGAGCTCGAGCGCGCCGCCCGCGTCAAGCTCGGAGACCGCCGTGACGACCGCCGTCGCGGCCGTCTCGCCGCCGAGCGAGACCTCGGGCTGGCCCGAGCGCACGATGACGCCCGCCTGGGGGCGCCAGCGCTCGGCCTCGCCCGAGACGAGGTACTCGCGCGCGATGGCGAAGTCGTCGTCGGGGGTGATCGCGGCGGCGAGGAAGCCGCGCACGATCTCCTCCTGCGTCGCCCCGACGCGCGGCGACTCGGCGATGAAGACGAGGTCGCTCGACCGCTCGGCATCGTCGACGCGGCCAGCCGTCACGGGCCCCGAATCGGGGATCGCGACGCAGCCGGTGAGCACGAGCAGCGCGGCGAGCGCTGCGATGGCGCGCTTCATCGCTCCACCTCCTCGGTCGTCGTGCGGGTCGCGGGGTCGACGAGCGCGATCGGCGCGCTCGCCATGTCCTCGTCCGCCGCTCTCGCGGGCTCCGCAGGCGGCGGCGCCTCGGCGGGCGGCAGGTCGATCGGCGAGACGACCGTGCGAGCGCCGGCGCGCGGGAGGGTGAGCCGGAACGCGGTGCCCTCGCCGGGCCTCGACCACACGTCGATCCAGCCGCCGTGCAGCGCCGCGTCGTCGCGGCTGATCGAGAGCCCGAGGCCCGTGCCGCCCGTGCGGCGCTGCCGCGACGGGTCGGCGCGCCAGAAGCGGTCGAAGACGCGCGACGCCTCCTCCTCGGTCATGCCGACGCCGTGGTCGCGCACGGCGATCGCGGCCGCGTCGCTCGACGAGTCGACCGTCACGACGATCGGGTGGCCCTCGCCGTGATCGATCGCGTTGCCGAGCAGGTTCTGCAGGATCCGGCGGATGCGGCGCGGGTCGACCTCTGCCTCGAAGTGCCCTCCGGGCGCGACGAGCCGCAGCTCGCTGCCGCGCTCGGCGGCGAGCGGCTCGAGCGCCGAGATCTCGCCTTGCGCGAGCCGCACGAGGTTGGTCGGCTCGATCTCGAGCTGCGCCGCGCGGGCGTCGAAGCGGCTGAGCTCGAGCAGGTCGGCGAGCAGCCGCTCGAAGCGCTCGATCTGCGTGTGCAGCAGCTCGACCGTGCGCCCGGCGACGGGGTCGAACGCCTCCCGCCGGTCGTGCAGCACGTCGCCCGCGAGCTTGATGGTCGTGAGCGGCGTGCGCAGCTCGTGCGAGACGTCGCTCACGAAGCGCTGCTGCACGGTCGAGAGCGTCGCGAGCTCGTTGATCTGCACCTCGATCGAGTCGGCCATGTCGTTGAACGAGCGCCCGAGCGTCGCGACCTCGTCGTCGCCGCGCACGGGGATGCGCACGTCGAGCTCGCCCGCGGCGATGCGCGCGGCCGAGTCGGCCGCCTGCTGCACGGGCCCGACGACCATGCGCGCGACGAACCACGTGATGAGGCCGATGAGCGCGATGAGCGCGAGCCCCCCGAGCACCATCGTGAGCTGCATGAAGCCGAGCGTCGCCTGCGTCGACTGCAGGCTTGTCTGCAGGTAGAGCTCGTAGCGGCCCGCGAGCGGCACGTCGACGGTCGTGCCGACGACGATCGCGGGCTCGGAGCTGCCGCCCTGCTCGAGCCGCACCGATTGGTAGTAGGGCGTGGTGTCGGATGCGGAGGCGACGGATGCGCGGAGCTCGCTCGAGAGCAGGTCGGTGTCGAAGGCCTGCGACTGCACGTCGTTCATCTGCAGGAGGGTCTCGCCCTGCCGGTCGCTGCGGAGCATCGCGTACTCCGTCGACGTGCGGCTCGCGATGAGGCCGGTGACGGCGTCGAGCGCGCGGTCTTGCAGCGCATCCACCTCTCCGCTCGTGAGCGTCGCGGTGACGGCCTCGTCGAAGATCTGCTGCATCTCGCCCGAGGCGCGCACCGCCTCGACGAGCGCCTCGTCGCGGCGCGTCTCGAAGAGGTTCTGCCCGACCGAGAGCGACATGTAGCCGAAGACGCCGACGAGCGCGAGCGTCGAGAGCGCCATGCTCGCCGCGACGACGCGCCACTGCAGCGAGCGCCGCAGCACGCGGGTCGCCGTCTCCCAGATCGGGCGGCGTCGCGCGGCCATGGCCTAGCCGGTGGGGGCGCCGGCGCGGTAGCCGACCCCGCGGACGGTCGTGACGACCACCGGGTTGTCGACGTCACGCTCGACCTTGGAGCGCAGCCGCTGCACGTGCACGTTCACGAGGCGCGTGTCGGCCTTGTAGTGGTAGCCCCACACCTGCTCGAGCAGCATCTCGCGCGAGAACACCTGGTTGGGCTTCTGCGCGAGCGTGACGAGCAGCTCGAACTCGAGCGGCGTGAGCGCGATCGCCTCGCCGCCGCGCGTGACGCGGTGGCCCTCGACGTCGATCTCGAGGTCGGCGACGCGGAGGACGCCGCCGTCCTCCTGCCGCGGCGCCCGCAGTCGCGTGCGCACGCGCGCGACGAGCTCCTTCGGGTTGAACGGCTTCACGACGTAGTCGTCGGCGCCCGACTCGAGCCCGAGCACGACGTCGGTCGGGTCGCCCTTCGCGGTGAGCATGATGATCGGCACGCCCGACTCCTCGCGGATCTCGGTGCAGATCTGGATGCCGTCCTTGCCCGGGAGCATGAGGTCGAGGAGCACGAGGTCGGGACGGACGTCGCGGAACCGGTCGAGCGCATCCGACCCGTCGGCGCAGTGCTCGAGGCGGTAGCCCTCGGCCTCGAGCACGATGCCGATCATCTCGGCGAGCGCGAGATCGTCGTCGACGACGAGGATCGTCTGCTCAGCCATCGAGCGCTCCCCTCCAGGGCCGCGGGACGGCGCGGCTCCCGTCAGGGTAGCCGAGTCCGCCTCGAGGATGCCTCCCGCGTCCGGCTCGTCGAGCAGCCCGGGCGACGGCAGCGCGCAGGGCCGGCCCTGAGGCGCGTCCTCCTAGGCCGCTCAGAGGTGCCGCTAGGGTCGTTGACAGCGGGCGTCCCCCGCTTCCAGTGCAACGGCGCATGCAAAGAGAGGGAAGCCCATGGGTTCTCTGGTCCTGATGCTGATCGGTCTGGCGATGTTCGCGGTCGGCTACTTCGTCTACTCCAAGTACCTCGCGCGCCGGGTCTTCCGGCTCGACGCCGCGTTCAAGACCCCCGCGCACGAGCTGCGCGACGGCGTCGACTACGTGCCGACGAACAAGTTCATCCTCTGGGGCCACCACTTCACGTCGGTCGCCGGCGCAGCCCCGATCGTCGGACCCGCCATCGCGGTCATCTGGGGCTGGCTGCCCGCGTTCCTGTGGGTCACGATCGGCACGGTGTTCTTCGCCGGCATGCACGACCTCGGCACGCTCTGGGCGTCGCTGCGCAACAAGGGCAAGTCGATCGGCGCGCTCTCGGGCCGCTACATCGGCAAGCGCGGCGCGAACCTCTTCCTCGTCGTCATCTTCCTGCTGCTGCTCATGGTGATCGCGGCGTTCGCGGTCGTCATCAAGAACCTGCTCATCAGCACGCCGACCGCCGTCATCCCCACGTGGGGCGCCATCATCGTCGCCCTCCTCGTCGGTGTCGCGGTCTACCGGATGCGGTGGCCGCTCATCCCCGTCACGATCGTCGGCGTCGTGGCGCTCTACGCGCTCATCGGGCTCGGCGACAGCATGCCGGTCGTGCTTCCCGAGAGCTTCCTCGGCATGTCGCCCGCGACGTTCTGGATCCTCGCCCTGTTCGTCTACGGCGCGATCGCGTCGCTGCTGCCCGTGTGGGTGCTGCTGCAGCCGCGCGACTACATCAACGGCGTGCAGCTCTTCGTCGGGCTCATCCTGCTGTTCGGCTCGGTGCTCGTCGCGACCCTCTTCGGCGCCGTGAAGCCCGAGATCGTCGCGCCGATGTTCAACACCGACCTGCCAGCGGGCACACCGAGCCTCGTGCCGCTGCTGTTCGTCACCATCGCGTGCGGCGCGATCTCCGGCTTCCACGGCATGGTGTCCTCGGGCACGAGCTCGAAGCAGATCGACAAGGAGACCGACGCGCGGTTCGTCGGCTACTTCGGCGCGGTCGGTGAGGGCCTGCTCTCGCTCGGCACGATCCTCGCGGTCATCGGCGGCATCCAGTCGGCCGGCGAGTGGCGCGAGATCTACAGCGAGTTCGGCGCCGGCGGCGTGAACGCGTTCGTGCAGGGCGGCGGCGCGCTCATGCAGAACGGCCTCGGCCTGCCCGCGTCGCTGAGCGCTACGGTGCTCGCCACCATGGCGGTGCTGTTCGCGGCCACGACCATGGACACCGGCATGCGACTGCTGCGCTTCATCGTGCAGGAGATCGGCCAGACGCTGAAGGTGCGCATCACCAAGATCCCCGCAACGGTCGTGGTCGTGGTCGTGGGCCTCGGCCTGACGTTCTCCCAGGGGCTCGGCGGCGAGGGCGGACTGCGCATCTGGCCGCTGTTCGGCACGACGAACCAGCTGCTCGCGTCCCTCTCGCTCTCGATCATCGCGGTCATGCTCATCCGCAAGCGACGCAACCCCCTGCCCGCGATCATCCCGCTCGTGCTCGTGTTCGTGCTGTCGTTCTGGGCGGCGCTCGAGCAGCTCGTCGGCTTCACGGCCCCCGACAACCCCGATTGGCTGCTGTTCGCGATCGATGTCGTCATCATCATCGCGAGCGTCTGGGTCGCGGTCGAGGCGGTGCTCGCGATGCGCCGCGCCTTCAAGGCGGAGCCGGAGCCCGAGGACGAGGACGCCCAGCTCGCGGCCGAGCGCGAGACCGTCTGACGCGTGCCGTCGCACGCGCGGGCCCAGCGCCGGGAGCAGGCCTCCCGGCGCTGGGCCGCGCTGCGATCGGGTCTGCACGAGTTCTACGTCGGCCCCTACCGGCAGACGCTCCTGCGGGAGCAGCGCGACGAGGACGACCTGTTCATGATCGTCGTGCTCGGCGAGGCGCTCGGCGTGCCCGATCCCGCGGCCTACTACTCGGCTGAGCTGCTGCCGGCGGTGTGGCAGGACTTCCACGCCTGGCACCGCCGCATCGGCATCCCCGACTCGCCGCTCGACCACATCGCATGCTGCTGACGGTCGCGCGCTCGCGCCGCATCCTGTTCGTCGGCGGCAAGGGCGGAGTCGGGAAGACCTCGGTCGCCGCCGCGCTCGCGCTCGCTCGCGCGCGCGAGGGCGCTCGCGTGCTGCTCGTCTCGACCGATCCCGCCCACAACCTCGGCCACGTGTGGGGCGAGGCGGTGGCGGATGCGCCGACCCGGGTGCTCACGCTCGGCGGCGGCGTCGTCGACGCGGTCGAGATCGACCCGCTCGAGACGATCGAGCGGCACTTCGCCTCCGTCGCCGACACGATGCGGCACCTGCTGCCCGAGCGCCTGCACGCCTCGGCGAGCGCGCACCTCGAGCGGGCGCGGACTGCTCCGGGCAGCCACGAGTCCGCGGTGCTCGAGCGCATCGCCGAGCTCGTCGCGGGGGGCCTCGAGACGCACGACCTCATCGTCTTCGACACCGCGCCCTCGGGGCACACGCTGCGGCTCCTCGCCCTGCCCGAGCAGCTGACGGGCTGGACCGAGACGCTGCTGGCCAACCGCGACCGCTCCGACCGCTTCGCCGCCGCTGCGCGCAGCGTCGTCGGCACGCGCGACGAGCGGCCCTCCGCCGATGCGCAGCTCCGCCGCACGCTCATCGCGCGCCGCGACCGCTTCGCCCTGCTGCGCACGACCATCACCGACGCGGCGCAGACCTCGTTCGTCGTCGTCGCCATCGCCGAGCGGCTGCCGGTCGCCGAGTCGATCGACGTCGTGCGCCAGCTGCGGCAGCTCGGCGTCGACCCGGCCGCGATCGTCGTGAACCGCCGCTCCCCTGCCGATGCGGGCCCGCTGCTGGCCGAGCGGCGCGCTCAGGAGGAGCAGCACCTCGCCGCCCTGCGCGACGGGGCGGCCGGCATCCCGATCGCACAGGTGCCGCTGCTGCCGGGCGACCTCGCGGGCGCCGAAGCGCTCGGAGCGCTCGCGGACCGCCTAACCGCCGCGACCTGACCCGCGCTCCCGCCCGCCGGGCGCAGAGTCCCGACACTCTGCGCTGCGCGCGCCTCCCGACCGCAGAGTCCCGGCACTCTGCGCCAGAGCGCGCACCTCGAGCGCAGAGTCCCGGCACTCTGCGCGCAGCTCGTCAGGTCTCGAGGGCCTCGTGCGCCTCGAGCCACTGCTCCTCGAGCTGCTCGATCCGCTCGTCGACCGCCGCGAGCTCGGCCTGCAGCGCGGCGAGCGCGTCGAAGTCGGCGTGGTCGGCGTTCTCGAAGCGCTGCAGCACCCGCTCGCGATCGCTCGTCGCCTTCGCGAGCCGCCGGTCGAGGCTCGCGGCCTCCTTCTCCATCGCGCGGCGCTCGGCGCCCGAGAGTGCGGCGGCGTCGGCTGCGTCGGCGTCCGGTCTCGACGCGCCGCCTTCGGCGGCTGCTCGACCAGCGGAGGTCACCGATCCCTTCCCCGATCGCTCGAGGTACGCATCCACCCCGCCCGGCATGTGCACGAGCCGCCCGTCCATGACCGCGTACTGGTGGTCGGTGACGCGCTCGATGAGGTAGCGGTCGTGGCTCACGACGATGAGGCAGCCCGCCCACGAGTCGAGCACGTCCTCCATCGCGGCGAGCATGTCGGTGTCGAGGTCGTTCGTCGGCTCGTCGAGGATGAGCACGTTCGGCTCGTCGAGCAGGATGAGCAGCAGCTGCAGGCGCCGCCGCTGGCCGCCCGAGAGGTCCTTCACAAGGGTCGAGAGCTCACCCGAGCGGAAGCCGAGCCGCTCGAGCAGCTGGCCGGGCGTGAGCTCCTTGCCGCCGCTCGCGTAGCTCGACTTGAGCCGCCCGACGACGGTGCGCACGGGCTCGTCCTCGTGCTGCTCGAGCTCCTCGAGCTCCTGCGTGAGCTCGGCGATCTTCACCGTCTTGCCGGTCTTCACGCGGCCC is a window of Agrococcus sp. Marseille-Q4369 DNA encoding:
- a CDS encoding LpqB family beta-propeller domain-containing protein, with the translated sequence MKRAIAALAALLVLTGCVAIPDSGPVTAGRVDDAERSSDLVFIAESPRVGATQEEIVRGFLAAAITPDDDFAIAREYLVSGEAERWRPQAGVIVRSGQPEVSLGGETAATAVVTAVSELDAGGALELVGSERMLEFRMLRVAGEWRIAQAPDGIVLSAFHFAQLFRSHALAWLTPDGTRAVPEVRWFERTASTLAGRMVDALLDGPSTWLSPAVTTAGAPEAQRVGEPVVEGTVATVTLDFAQVEQRGSGSLQQLAAQLALSLRSLGVREVRVEVDGLAGLTASSADAAPLDDGDVDQRPLVLDGSTLRPIGGGSSAIDDVGPTLASIGASDYTVGAAGGVATTGTIALWLEPGAGPVAISADAALPATTDDSGWVILQEAAAPQRLLAWRAGERAELQLPPGADRIAAIELSRDGARLAITTVDGSVSQVWVAAVIRDVAGRPVSLGEPYALPRIDGAASDVTWTSPTQLAVLAAAGDQSQVVLLEVGGASEQLPAPGEPVRAVVGGSEGAATLRALGVDGSLLALRGSVWSPVPGLGAIGLVATQQ
- the secA gene encoding preprotein translocase subunit SecA, whose protein sequence is MANFFEKMLRAGEGRLLRRLERIAADVAKLEDAFEELTDEELAQETAEFRQRHADGEALETMLPEAFAAVREAAKRTLGMRPYDVQVMGAAALHLGNIAEMKTGEGKTLVAPIAAYLNAITGEGVHIVTVNDYLASYQSELMGRVFRALGMTTGCIVAGQSPEVRREQYAADVTYGTNNEFGFDYLRDNMAHSKEAMVQRGHGFAIVDEVDSILIDEARTPLIISGPAAGEANRWFAEFARIAKRLRPDVDYEVDEKKRTVGVLEPGIERVEDLLGIDSLYESANTPLISFLNTALKAKALFKRDSDYVVMNGEVLIVDEHTGRIMQGRRFNEGIHQAIEAKEGVQIKAENQTVATVTLQNYFRLYQKLSGMTGTAETEAAEFMSTYKLGVVPIPTNKPVQRIDQADLVYSTVEGKFKHVVEDIVERHQAGQPVLVGTTSVEKSEYLSGLLAKAGVAHEVLNAKNHAREASIVAQAGRLGAVTVATNMAGRGTDIMLGGNAEHLAVTRMQELGLSPSETPEEYEERWDEVFAEVKAAVEAEAKQVVEAGGLYVLGTERHESRRIDNQLRGRSGRQGDPGESRFYLSMQDDLLRLFGGAVAQRFMAVDADEDEIPLESKIFSRTIRSAQAQIEARNAEMRKNVLKYDDVMNRQREAIYSDRRHILDGDDLQGRVQGFLEGTIRELVDTHAVGGDSDEWNLEALWSEAKTLYPVSITIDEVVAEAQPRLTADFLYEQLVSDAKLAYERREASLGSPAMRLLERRVVLSVIDRKWRDHLYEMDYLREGIGLRTMAQRDPVVEYQNEGFALYQQMMSAIREESVQFLFNLEVKVHQGASPEAPAIEGGGLEEVEEDTAKLTYSAPDEDGEASVHDARGKELATATAKGRAKSGNPAVAAKAQAQGGNRQQRRAADKQAKAAPKKVGAFGQSQDDPND
- the raiA gene encoding ribosome-associated translation inhibitor RaiA translates to MEITFGARGANITDRFRAYAEEKLAKVTQLLPRATALDVRLSRHADPHATAGGRVEITVHGPGSIIRAESDGPDKYIAFDAAFHRIMERARRVHDKRHDHSARRRTPLREAVVTGFEQVAITPADPEIVEAVATGSNPVVEQQPEQDQEWSPVVIRKKRFPARKMSVSDAVDQMELVGHPFYLFVDEATDECAVVYRRKGWSYGVISLDDSIAEPETTEESAPAAAS
- a CDS encoding phosphoribosyltransferase family protein, translating into MRMGSVRLSALVPALREAASVLWPVECAGCGALDTPVCRACAGLLLAGPEHELLDGVPLVAAARYEGAVRALVGACKERGDRATARALGAGLALAIASAPAGELVRVPSSRAGLRQRGFDPVELVLRGAGLTAVPLRRVAGRAPPGAQKERSAEERALAARGSLELGRRDRARLAGAAAVLVDDVVTSGATAREGVRALRAAGCRPVAIVAVARTERRLSARPADARTGGVW